In bacterium, one DNA window encodes the following:
- a CDS encoding DUF2341 domain-containing protein: MKRYQISILMGFLLVGLSKMALAADWWDTSYSYRRQIEITNIAAGILETDYSCSVTLDTTDGSRFQHDGDDLRVIYWNGSSNIELHRDVIGPNSTNTAVWFATQASIPFNDNNYYLYYGHPGASNPPADKNQVYLFFDDFNDGNADGWTPQSGTWNVVGGEYRPLVIP, encoded by the coding sequence ATGAAGAGGTATCAAATCTCGATCCTGATGGGTTTTCTGTTAGTTGGGCTTTCCAAGATGGCCCTGGCGGCTGATTGGTGGGATACCAGCTACTCTTACCGGCGGCAGATAGAGATTACAAATATTGCCGCAGGTATTCTGGAAACCGATTATTCATGTAGTGTTACGCTGGATACGACTGATGGAAGCAGGTTTCAGCATGATGGGGATGATCTTAGAGTAATTTACTGGAATGGAAGTTCTAATATAGAGTTGCATAGAGATGTAATAGGCCCGAATTCTACCAATACCGCGGTCTGGTTTGCCACTCAGGCTTCTATCCCCTTTAACGACAATAACTATTATCTTTATTACGGCCATCCTGGAGCCAGTAATCCACCAGCAGACAAGAATCAGGTCTATCTCTTTTTTGATGACTTTAATGATGGAAATGCTGATGGATGGACGCCTCAAAGTGGAACCTGGAACGTGGTAGGAGGTGAATATAGACCTCTGGTCATCCCATGA